The proteins below come from a single Vanessa cardui chromosome 7, ilVanCard2.1, whole genome shotgun sequence genomic window:
- the LOC124531150 gene encoding uncharacterized protein LOC124531150, whose translation MDANNFEKWFLDILNKLEPGSVAVMDSAPYHSRQVERLPNMSWRKEDVQAWLTNKEIAYEQSEIIAELLSKINKEKFKIKYIDYIANAKNVTICRLPPYHCELNPIELIWAQVKSYIGRKNKTFKILEVRNLLHEAIKTIDKNKWLRCIDHVIKEEEKMKELEGILDTTTSDPTKFIISVSDSSDTESE comes from the exons ATGGACgccaataattttgaaaaatg gTTCCTCGATATACTTAATAAGTTAGAACCAGGGTCAGTCGCCGTAATGGACAGTGCCCCGTACCACTCACGCCAAGTGGAGCGACTGCCAAATATGTCTTGGAGGAAAGAGGACGTACAAGCTTGGcttacaaataaagaaatagcTTACGAACAAAGCGAAATAATAGCTGAGCTTCTAAGCAAgatcaataaagaaaaatttaaaataaaatatattgactatATAGCCAATGCTAAAAACGTTACAATTTGTCGTCTTCCGCCATATCATTGCGAGCTCAACCCGATAGAATTAATTTGGGCTCAAGTTAAATCTTACATTGgcagaaaaaataaaaccttcaaAATTCTAGAGGTTAGAAATCTGCTCCACGAGGCAATTAAaacgatagataaaaataagtggTTACGGTGCATTGACCATGTCATAAAAGAGGAAGAGAAAATGAAGGAATTGGAGGGAATATTGGATACCACGACGTCGGACCCtaccaaatttattatttcggtTTCTGACAGCTCAGACACCGAatcagaataa
- the LOC124531304 gene encoding nuclear fragile X mental retardation-interacting protein 1, whose protein sequence is MNTFTQNRKMAYTQSVPFNQNVGPQGNIMQRKKHFNSHSTSQSLPGCEKYWCETCDKGFMTRNHLDYHKQRHQKCNIDGCQFVAHPQVITKHIQMQHATGLYKRIGKLNNPEEIKKWREERKRKYPTKENIEKRQAEIKEKIRRGEKMGLKRSNNGANSVKSGFDNKKQQHMTREKYMKTLKDRKITPQLPNKKRTVKIVHKVIPPKEETRKLQPFRGIQDIAADDVVEEEMPEVSNNIIEDEDVPDAEVVDTTITKPTLCGALTSLISNYESSDEDTEVDTITTPNTTTNNLNTTPILNVKNNDIKDFNINKEPIQLLNENKTVLKADNNLINNPNESENESGPEETTVVKVTNNDETKHVKHVPSKKERLQMCAKAKTKTRPVNLRRKLPSTLLEKLLHREIQHERNIILQCIRYVVENKYFDKVTV, encoded by the exons ATGAATACGTTTACACAAAATAGAAAAATGGCATATACACAAAGTGTTCCATTTAACCAAAATGTAGGACCACAAGGTAATATTATGCAgcgaaaaaaacattttaattcccATTCGACATCGCAATCATTACCTGGCTGTGAAAAATATTGGTGTGAAACGTGTGATAAGGGTTTTATGACGAGAAATCATCTTGACTATCACAAACAGCGTCATCAA aaatGCAACATAGATGGATGTCAATTTGTAGCACACCCTCAAGTAATTACAAAACACATTCAAATGCAACATGCTACAGGCTTATATAAAAGAATAGGAAAACTAAACAATCCAGAGGAGATTAAAAAATGGAGAGAAGAAAGAAAAAGGAAATAtccaacaaaagaaaatatagagAAAAGACAAGCTGAAATCAAAGAAAAAATTAGAAGAGGGGAAAAAATGGGATTAAAACGCAGTAACAATGGAGCTAACAGTGTCAAATCTG GATTCGACAATAAAAAACAGCAACACATGACCcgtgaaaaatatatgaaaacattaaaGGACAGAAAAATTACACCACAATTGCCCAACAAAAAGAGAACAGTAAAAATAGTGCATAAAGTAATTCCTCCTAAAGAAGAAACCAGAAAACTACAACCATTCAGAGGCATTCAAGATATAGCAGCTGATGATGTAGTTGAAGAGGAAATGCCAGAGGTTagcaataatataatagaagacGAAGATGTGCCTGATGCAGAAGTAGTTGATACAACCATTACAAAACCAACTCTGTGTGGAGCTTTAACAtcattaattagtaattatgaaTCTAGCGATGAAGATACTGAAGTAGACACAATAACTACACCTAATACAACTACAAATAATTTGAACACAACTCCaattttgaatgttaaaaataatgacataaaagattttaatattaataaggaacctattcaattattaaatgaaaataagacAGTGTTAAAAGCTGACaataatctaattaataatCCTAATGAAAGTGAAAATGAAAGCGGACCTGAGGAGACAACAGTTGTTAAGGTCACAAATAATGATGAAACAAAACATGTCAAACATGTACCATCAAAAAAAGAACGCTTACAAATGTGTGCAAAGGCTAAAACTAAAACTAGACCTGTTAACCTAAGAAGAAAGTTGCCTTCAACACTTTTAGAAAAATTATTGCATAGAGAAATACAACAtgaacgaaatattattttacaatgtatAAGATATGTGGTAGAAAACAAATACTTTGACAAAGTGACAGTCTAA